AGACAGCAAGATTCGCCTGCCGATGATTATCCCGCAGGCGGGCGATTACCTGATTCGCTACCGCTACGATAACAACTGGACCGAAGACGGCGCGAACGGAAGTTCGCACTTCGTGAGCATCAACGGCAAGAACCAGGAAGTGGCGTTGCCGCTGACGGGCGCGTGGAGCGCATTCCCCGAGAAGTCGGTGGTGTACATCCCAGCAAAACTCAAGCGCGGTTCGAACTTCATCGAGATTACGAAGGGCAAGCACTATGCGGAACTCGACCGCCTCGACTTCTTGCGCATTATCCGCGACACGATTCCCGCGAACGGCTTTGACAACGGCATCCGCGTGCGTTTGACGGCTGATGATGAGTTCGCCATCAAGGATGGCGGCTACGCGATTTTCGAGAACGTGATTACGGATTCCGTCGTGGGCCCGGGCGTGCTTGTGCAGGTGAAGAACGGAGTCGGCGGTACGCTTTCGCTGCGTAAGGAAAGCAAGAAGGGCGACGTGATTTCGAAATGCGATTTGCCCTCGGCAGGCGATGCCACCAAGTGGGTTGACGTGCGGTGCACCAACCTGCCGGAACTCAAGGGCGTGCAGGACTTCTACCTGACGGCGGAAGGCCTCGGCGGCGAAACGCTCGTAGGCAATATCAAGTTTGACGAGGGCGCGAAGGATTCGACGGATGCAATCCGTCGCATCGATGGTCGCGATAATCGAGCCCTCCGTGCGGGCGACATGCGCGGCCAGAATAAAAAATACCGAGACCTGAAAGGCCGGCGGTATGATAAGCAAATCCCGTACAGGGTGATGTTCTGATTTCCTATATTTGTTCTATGCTTACGATTAATGGACAGAGTGTCGATGCGGCGGGCAAGACCGTTGCCGAATACCTTGCGGAAGCGGGGTACAATACCGTGCGCATCGCTGTGGAACGGAACGAGGAAATTGTTCCGAAGGCAAAGTATGCCGAGACGGTGTTGGCTGACGGCGATGTCGTCGAGGTTGTGAACTTTGTAGGCGGCGGGTGATGCAATCCGAAATTTCGCAGATGTGCGATTCCCGCGTGCCGACTCGCGAAGAGATGCTCGCTGCGCTAGAAAAGCGGCAAGGTGCAGATGCCGTACGCAAGTTGCAGGCTGCCACGGTTGCCGTTTGCGGCTTGGGCGGGCTTGGTTCAAATATCGCGATTTCTTTGGCGCGGGCCGGAGTCGGCAAATTGATTCTGGTTGATTTCGATTGCGTCGATGTGACGAACTTGCATCGTCAGCAGTACAAGGCGAACCAGGTGGGTATGCCGAAGCCCGATGCCTTGCTTGCGAACTTGAAAGAGATTGCCCCGTACACGGAATACGAAACTCACTTTGAAAAGGTGACTGCCGAAAATGCGGTCCCGCTCCTGGCCAAGGCCGATGTGGTTTGCGAGGCGTTCGACAATGCCGAGGCGAAGGCGATGCTTGTGAATACGGTGCTCGAAAATATGCCCGAAAAGTACCTAGTCGCAGCTTCTGGAATGGCCGGCTACGATAGCGGAAATTCAATTACGACCCGCAAGGTGACCAAACGCTTTTATGTCTGTGGTGACGGCAAAAGCGATGTGAATGACGGAATCGGTTTGATCGCCCCGCGCGTGATGCTCTGTGCTGCCCATCAGGCCCTGACCGTTGTGCGTATCATTGTTGATTTTGCGTAAGAAAAAGCGCAAGTCCCATTGACAATCCATCCATAGAAAGATGCAAAGAGCATGAGATATCCCCTTTAAAAGGGGGTATTTTTTTTATTGGTGATTTTTGGAGATGTTTATGAAAAAGATAAACAGTTTTGCTGCTATTTTGACTCTAGCCGCTTTTTCAGATGCGGCTGTGAACTTGAACGTTAGTTTAGGCGACAGCATTAAGCCGGTAACCCATGTGGCCACGGGCTCGCTTTACGGCCTTACTGAGACGCTTCCGAGCAATATCGAGAAGGACGTTGCGCCCCTGAAGCCGAACGTTTTTCTTTCGCCGGCTCGTAGCGGTAGCGGCCGCCAGCAGGGCATTGGTGGTGCGTTCCTCGTTGCTCCGCGTGTCGAAGGCATCGGTGCCAAAATCCAAATTCGCCTTGCCGACGTCTTGCCTGGTTGGCCCTACAAGTTCCAGAACATGGACCACTGGAAAAACGAGGTGACTTCGGTCATTAACGACAAGCTCAAATCAAATAACAAGAATTTCGACGGTTACGAAATCTGGAATGAGCCGAACGACACCTGGAAGGTTTCGGGAATAGATTTCAATTCCGGTCTTTGGAAACAGACTTATGATTTGATTCGCAAGCTTGACCCGGGTGCAAAAATTATCGGACCTTCGTATTCTTTTTACCATGCGTCCAAGATGGAAGAATTCGTGAAATACTGCTCGCAGAACAACTGCATGCCCGACGTGGTCAGTTGGCACCAGTGGGGTAGCGGCGGCTTTGTGGGCTCTGTCGAAACCTACCGCAATCTTGAAAAGAAATACAACGTCAAGCCGCGTCCGTTGAGTATCAATGAATATTCTTCGACGGAACATAGCGAAGAAGGCTGCCCGGGTCTGTCTGTTCCGTTTATCGCCAAATTCGAACGCCACGGTGTCGAAAGCGCTATGATTTCTTGGTGGTTTGTACCGCTTCCGGGACGATTGGGTAGCTTGCTCACCAAGAACAACGAACGCGGTGGCGGTTGGTGGCTGTATAAGTGGTACGGTGATATGAGCGGCTACATGGCTAAGGTTACGCCGCCCAATGACAAGAGCGACGGCGTAGACGGCTTTGCCGCCCTTGACAAGAAGAAAGGCTTTGCAAGCATTGTGCTTGGAGGCAATACTTTGGGCGATGTAAACGTGAATATCTCGGGGATTCCCGCTGCATTTGGAAACAAGGTGAATGTGACGGTGGAATATGTGGTATGGGAAGACAAGGACAAGGCTGTTCCATCGACGACTCCGGTGTCAGACAAGGAATATGGTGTAAGTGACGGCAAGATTACGGTGCCGGTGAATATCACGAATACCAAGTACGGTTATCGTGTGTATGTGACGCCGATTATTCCTCAGGCGCCTTATAAGGATGTTGCCGCTGCAATCCCGGGAAAAATTGAAGTCGAAAATTACGATGTCGGTGGCTCAGGCAAGTCATTCCTCGACAAGGATGACGATAACAAGGGCGGCGAGTACCGCGACGATGCTGTTGATATCGTAAAGGCGGGCAATGGCTACGCCATCGGCTACACGCAGGAAGGCGAATGGCTCGAATACACGGTGAAGGTAGCCGAAGCGGGTGAGTATGGCTTGTCCGTGAGCTACGCAACTTCTTCCGAAAATACTGGCGTTAAGTTGTATGTGGATGACAAGGTCATCAAGGACGATGTCGTTTTCCCGCAAGGCGCTGACTGGGAAACTTATTCTACATACGATGCGGGCAAGGTGAATCTTGATGCGGGTGACCATGTGCTCAAACTTGAAATTGTGGGCAACTATGTGAACATCGACTGGCTGGAACTTTGTAAAACTGATTAGTGCGGAGTATCCGATTCAACAGGGGATTCAACAACTGTGATTGGAAATCGTCCGACTCTATTGGGTTCACCTAGCGTATCGAACTACAATGTATTCGACATGCAGGGACGTTTGATTGCAAGGTTCTCTGATACTGAGCTAGTAAACATTCAGGTGAAAATGACCGCCCTGGTCAAGCGTCCTGGTTCTTACCTGGTCAAGCCTCAAGAGGGTGGACGGATCTTCCGCATTGTGATCAAGTAGCCTTTATTCCATAAAATTTCTAAATTACCTGCCATGAAAACGATTGAAGTCGTGGCGGGTATTATTTGTGATGGCGATCCGCGGTTGGCGGGGACTAGGATGCTCGCTACCCAGCGCGGTTATGGCGACTACAAGGATTACTGGGAATTTCCCGGTGGAAAGATGGAGTCCGGCGAAATTTCAGAACAGGCGTTGGTTCGCGAACTTAAAGAAGAACTAGCCGTCGATGTCCTTGTCGGTGATTTTGTCTGCACCGTGGAATATGATTATCCTGCTTTTCACCTGACCATGCATTGCTATCTATGTACGATTGCGGGCGGAAAGGCTCCGGAACTTCTGGAACACGAAGCTTCTAGATGGCTTTCTCAGGCAGAGTTGCGTACTGTGGATTGGCTCCCTGCTGATTTGCAGGTGGTGGAGGCATTAGAAAGCCGTTGAGAAATTCTAAATTTTATTTTGGAATAGGTGGATAAAGGTAAAGTATTATGGACGAAAAGAAAGATGCTCTTGTTATTGGCGGTCACGAATTCAGTTCCCGTTTCATTTTAGGTTCCGGCAAGTATTCCCTTAAGTTGATTGAAGCAGCGGTGCGCGATGCCGGGGCACAGATTGTGACCCTCGCGGTGCGCCGTGCGAATACCAAGGACCACGAGAATATTTTGGACTATATTCCGAAGGGCGTGACCTTGCTCCCCAATACCTCCGGCGCACGCAACGCCGCCGAGGCGGTGCGCATCGCGCGCCTTTCCCGCGAACTCGGCTGCGGTGATTTCGTTAAAATCGAAATCATGCGCGACACCAAGTACCTTTTGCCCGACAACTACGAAACCATCAAGGCGACTGAAACCTTGGCGAAAGAGGGTTTCGTAGTGATGCCTTATATGTACCCGGATTTGAATGTGGCGCGCGACCTCGTGAACGCAGGTGCCGCAGCCGTGATGCCGCTCGCCGCTCCGATTGGAAGCAACAAGGGGCTTTCGACTCGCGAATTCATCCAAATTCTCATCGATGAAATCGACCTTCCGATTATCGTGGATGCGGGCATCGGCAAACCGTCTGAAGCTTGCGCTGCCATGGAAATGGGCGCCGCTGCGATTATGGCGAATACAGCACTTGCAACCGCCGGTGACTTGCCTATGATGGCGCAGAGTTTCAAGCTTGCCATCGAAGCGGGCCGCAAGGCTTACCTCGCTGGCCTTGGCCGCGTACTGACCCGCGGCGCTTCTGCCTCCGACCCGCTCACGGGATTCTTGAGAGACTAAATATATCTAAGCTCTAAGTTCTACCAACTAAGCTCTTTTATTGCACATCAATCTGCACCTTGTACATCGCCTTTTTCGGCGTGAGTGCGCTGCGCGGGGCTGTTGTCACGGTCACGTTCTTCTTGGTGACTCCGGGCTGTTGCTGTAGGGTCTTGAGCAGTTCTTGGTTGCGGGCCTCGGCCATATCAAGGATTTCTTTTTCGAGAGTCTTGCGGTCGAGTTCCTTGGCGTGTGCGTCGGCGTAGGCGGCGTATGCGCTGTCCTTGTCGGCGATAGCCTGGATGGCCTTTTCATCGAGTTCGTTGAGCGTCGCCTTGTTCTGCGTTGCCTTGTAGAATTCTGTTTTCAACTTGCGCGTCTTGTAGGCGTCAACGGTTCGCTTCAGGTTGAAGCTCTGAACGAAGTTTAATTTGAGCTTGCTGTCCTTGGCGAGCGCTTCAGTCATCTTTTGTGCCTTGGCGTACTGTTCGCTGCTGAATGAACTGGCGAGAGGATCGATGCGTATTTCGTCATTCTTGCCGAGGTCAAGTCCGACAATTCCTGCACCGGTCGCGGCGACATTTCCGACAACCTTGAACGGAGAAAGCGCAACCTTAACGAGCAGGTTCATCACGGTCTTCCATACGATTTTTAGGTAAGAAAATTCGGGATCCTTCACGTTGCCTTTCACGGGGACGTCGAACTGAATCTTGTCGTTTTTGTCCTTGAGAATGTAGAGGCCGACTTTCATCGGAACGGTGTATTCCGGGTCGGTTTCTGAATCCTTGTCGCCCACGTCGATGTTGTAGATGTCAATCGTATTCTTGCTTTCGATGTTCCATCCGCTCATCTTGTTTTCGCTCGCAAACGCCATGGTACCCGAACTGATGGGGTAGCCTGTGTAGTGGTGACTATACGGCGAAAAGTGCTTGAGCGCGAGGTTCTTCACGCTGATGTAGGCGTCCATCGTGCTGATGTCGGAAAGTGCGCCCTTGTACTTGAGCGAAAGCGATCCGCCTTCGGGGAAGGAGGCTGTTACGTTGATGGCGCAGGGGGTGTTGAAATTGATGTTTGAACCGTTGACGGCGATGTTGCTCACCTTGTAGTTGAACGGCTGCTTGGGCGTGTGGTCCGTGGCCGTAACGGTGGTGTTGATGACGGCGAGCTTGTTTACAACCGCCTTGAGCGGCTTGGATTTTTCGTTTGATTTCGGCTCTTCGGCAGCGGTTGTATCGGAAGAGTTGTTCTTGGCGGGTTTCATGATCGGTTCTAGCAGGACGTCGATGTTGGTTTTGCCATCCTTGAACAGGTCGAGGTGTGCGGATGCTCCGTCTACGATAACCGAGTCGACGCGGAAATCCATCTGGTCCAGGTTCGCCTTGGCGATGCCCACGCCCACGTGCGAAACGCCGATGACCTTGCCGCTGGTTTCGGTGAGCTTGATGCCGTCTACGGCGACGGTTCCGCTTACGTTCGAGGCGAGAATCTGGTTGACATTGCCTGCGACGTTTAGGTTCACGCCGAGCGAGCCTTCAAAATCCTTGTAGTTGATAAAGTCTTTGAGGTAGGGCTTGGCAATGGCGAGCGCGAGCTTGTTGAGCGTCACGTTAACGCCGAAGTCCTGCGTCTTCATATTGAATTGCACCTTGACGCCCAGGTCGCCGCCGTTCGCGAACTTGAGGTTCACGCCGATGTCGGTGTTCTTGTTGCTGAAGTACACGGCGGGAATGGCGACGGAGAAATCTTCCAGGTGAATCTTGGAGCCGACCTTGAGGTCTTCGTAAATGATGTTGCCTTTTTCGAGAGTGATGTTTTCGAGGGCGACGCTGAAGCCGATCATTTCGTTCGGGTCAAGATTCAGGGCTTGAGTCGTGTCTGCGGCTTGCGCCTGCACAGTGGCTGCCTTGGCATTTGCTGCGGTGGAGTCGGCGGTGCTGTCGGCTGCGAATTTGTCTAAAATGTCGCTGAAGTTGAATTGGTCGCCTTTCTGCGTGACTCGCGTATATAGGCCTTTCAGGTAGATTTCGCTCACGCTAATCTCTTTTTTGACGAGACGCGTGGGGTTCACGTTGATGCGGAACTTTTCGAAAGCGACGAATGGTGTGGTGCCGTCGCTTTCGTAGATGGCGAAGTCATCGACGGTGACAGTGAAAGAAAACGGGCTGAAGTCCACGTTTTCGATTTTCATCTTGCGTCCGATGAGTTCCTCGGAGTGGTCGACTACATAGTTCTTGGCTATGTTGGGGCCGACTTTGAGAGCAACGACGAGGAGGATGCAGAGAACTGCGAGAACGATAAGGGCTATGTAACGCTTCTTCATACTTTAAAAATAGAATTGTTGCTTTGGAACGGCTTGTTAATTTTTTTTAGAGATGCATTTTCTATCTTTGTTTATGATGGAAAACGATTCCCTGAATGTGTTGATCTTGGCGGCGGGCCTCGGAACGCGGCTTCGCCCGCTGACAAATGACGTGCCGAAACCGCTCGTCCCTGTGGTGGATGCCTCAATTTTGGATTTGCAGGCCCGAAAGGCCCGTGCGATTGGTAACATTCGGTTACACGCAAACGCACACTATCTGGCGGACCAGTTGGTGGCGGCAGGGAAAAAGCTTGGCTTTGAGAAGGTTTGGGTGGAGTTGCCCGAAATTCTTGGAACGGCCGGTCCGCTCAAGCGTGTTTATAATGAAGGCTACCGCGGCGGCCTCTTGATTATGAATGGGGACGCCTATTGCGATTTTGACTTGAAGGCATTTGTTCGAAATGCGCTGGCGTTGGCGGCTCAGCCGAACGGTCCGCAGGTGGCCTTGCTCGCGGTGGATTTTCCGAAGGTGAATACCTTCCGCGTGGGGGCTGATGGCCGCTTGGCGGGCATTGCCGGGAGGTTCGGCGCTACAGAAGGTGCGCCCGCGACGTTCTCGGGCGTTTCGTGGTACAGCGACGAGGCTCTTTCGCGAATCCGCGACGGGGAATTCGATATCCGTGAATTCTGGAAGCAAGAAATTGCGGCGGGGCGTGCTCCGTTCGTGGACATGACGCAGCTGCATGCGACCTGGATTGATATGGGTTCGCCCGAAGGCTTGATGTCGGCGGTGGAGGCCCGCCTTAAGGAACTTGGCCGTGACCCGAACGAAGCTGTCGTTGAACCGGGCGTAGAACTGCCCGCAGGTGTGAAAATCCGTCATTCCGTCATTTATGCCGGCGCGGAAATCGCCGAAGGCGAAACAATCGAAAACGAAATCCGTGGCAAGGGTTTCAAGTGGAACGTCCCTCCAACCCCTGTTTACTAACCACTAATCACTAACCACTCACTCATGCGTAAATTCAGAGTTGTACTTGTTGAACCGGAACATCCGCACAATGTGGGCTTTGTGGCCCGCGCCATGCACTGCTACGCCCTCGATGAACTTTATATCGTTTACCCGAAGCGCGACAAGGTGATTGAAAATTCATACCACACGGCACCGAACAGTCACGAGGTCCTGGACAAGGCGACCATCGTGCACAAGTTCGAAGATGCCATCGGTGATTGCGCCTGCGCAGTTGCCTTCAGCCGCCGCATTTACGGGTCTGCCATCAAGCACACGATGATGCCTGGGCTTTCGGAATTGTTGCCCGAGAATGGCACGATTGCTCTTGTGTTTGGTCGAGAATCTTGTGGCCTCGAAACCGAAGAGGTGAATGCCTGCACGTACCAGTGCGAAATCCCGGTGCCGGGACTTATGAGTTTGAACTTGGCGCAGGCGGTGACGGTGGGCCTGTACGAACTTTGCCGCAGCGGAGCGCTCGCCAATGGCGAAGGTCGCGCGAAGCGTGGAAGCAAGGGTGCCTGCGAAACGGCTCCGGCGACGATTGACCAAATTGACAGCTTCAAGAAGTTCCTGGACCGCTACTTGACTGGCCAGTATCACGACCAGTCGTGGCGTGACAACTTCCTCAATACGCTTTTGCAGCGCCTGCACCCGACCCGCAACGAACTTTCGGCGATGTTCGGACTTATTCGTAATCTTGCGAAAAAGCCCGCCCGCCTGGAACAGGCTGCCGACAAGGCCGCGGCACAGAAAGCCGCTAAGGCTGCCGAAACGGCAACAGACAAATAAAAGTCGTAAACACTGTTTCTGTGTCATTGCGCAAGCGCATGACGGCGTCGGTTCTGCAAAGTATATGCAAGCATTTGCTTTGATAACCTAGCAACGTCATTGCGAGGAGCGTAGCGACGAAGCAATCTATAGATAAATATGGAAATAGAGTACAACATCGCCGGGCGAATTTTGGCCAAGGAAGGCACGCGCGTCATAACGCTTGCCGAAATCCTTGCGTCGCCCTTGGTGGTGAATGGGGCTGCGGGTGCCGCGACTTGTGCCGCCGACCTCACTGAAGACATGCTTGCCGCATACTGCAAGTCTGTTTCCGCGCAGAATGCCTGCAAAGTCTATCTGTGGAAAGATCGCGAGGAATACGGCAATGCGAACGTGTTCAATGGCGGCTCCGATTACGAAGTCGTGAACGAAATCTGCTTCCTGTGCATCTACGATTGTGGAAACGAAGTGGCCCGTGAAACCACGGACCACTGGAACGAAAAAATTGACGCCGTTATTTGAGGCGTTTAGCCTGCCCAATGCTTCAATTGCGAAAGGTGCGAGTCGAAGAACTTGCGCCTTTCCGCATCTGGCGTATTTTCCGGATTAGGCATGTGCGAAAGCAAAAAGTCCAGCAGCGTATTCTTGTCGGTGTAGGCGAACTTGCCGTCGGCATAGCACCACTTGCAGTAATCCTCGTTGAAGTTGCCATCGACTTCGCGGCTGATCATCGCGTCGTCGCCGAGGGGCATGCCGCAACACTGGCAAAAGAGCTGACGTGGAGCGCCGAGCAACGTATTGATGGAAACATTGAATTCCTTTGACAATACCTTGAGCATTTCGGTGTTCGGCTGTGTTTCGCCGGTCTCCCAGCGGCTTACGGCCTGCCTGGTCACGTGAATGCGTTCGGCCATCTGGTCTTGGGTGAGATTGTGCTTTTCGCGGATGTTCTTCAAAATATCTTGGGTCGTCATAGAATCTCCTTTGTTCGATTACGGAGTCAAATATACTTACGGCCTGACACAAATGCAAGAAACAGGCTGTTGCGTTGTGTAAAAACTACTTTAGACAATCCTGTTTGTTTCGCCTAGTGGCTTATGCTTGAAATAGACTGTTTTGAAAACTATTTATATTTGGCTTATGGCATCACAGACGATTAAGATTCAGTACCTCGACGATTCTATCACGCGCCTCACGTATGTGGGCGGCAAGTCCGACTGGATTGACCTCGCGGCGGCGGAGACCGTGACGCTCAAGGCGGGGGATTTCCGCCTGATTCATTTGGGCGTTGCAATGAAGTTGCCCGAGGGTTACGAGGCGCATATCGCCCCGCGTAGTTCCACATTCAAGAATTTCGGCATCTTGCAGGCGAATTCCGTGGGCGTGGTGGATTCCAGTTATTGCGGTGCAAACGACTGGTGGAAAATGCCCGTGTACGCCACCCGCGACGTGACCATCGAGAAGGGAAGCCGCATCGCGCAGTTCCGCATCATGGAGCAGCAGCCGACGCTTACCTTCGAGGAAGGCCCGCTGAACGGCGCAGACCGCGGCGGTTTCGGCAGCACGGGAATCTAAAATTTCTACATTTGTCTGCGTATGCAGATTCTTGAAAGTTTGGATTATTGGTTTTGGATTCCGGTATTTTTTTGGATCGGACTGTACTTTTGGTTTTATCGCGTCACCTATCCGCGCTACATGAAAAAATTGGTCAGAAAAGGAATCAAATGGGCGTATGTCCCTGCGTGGCGTGGTTATTGGCTTCCGTTGGATTTTCTTTTTACACTTCTGATGGCGTTGGTATCGGCGCTTCCGGCTGTCTGGGTGTTTTTCAAGTGGCTTGATTACCCTTGGTACTACGGTTTTGCTGTATCGCCGCTGTTCTTTATCGTCGGAGCGGTTCTTTGCCGTACCGCCAAGAGCAAGACAGCAGAACTTTATCAGTCCGCTTATTTTTTGGAGTATCGTAAGGTTCGTTACGAATCCGAAATCAGGGGCAATTTCCGCAGCGAGAGCGATGTCCATAACCATACCATCTGGAGCTT
The Fibrobacter sp. UWH4 DNA segment above includes these coding regions:
- the thiS gene encoding sulfur carrier protein ThiS; this translates as MLTINGQSVDAAGKTVAEYLAEAGYNTVRIAVERNEEIVPKAKYAETVLADGDVVEVVNFVGGG
- the thiF gene encoding thiamine biosynthesis protein ThiF, with protein sequence MQSEISQMCDSRVPTREEMLAALEKRQGADAVRKLQAATVAVCGLGGLGSNIAISLARAGVGKLILVDFDCVDVTNLHRQQYKANQVGMPKPDALLANLKEIAPYTEYETHFEKVTAENAVPLLAKADVVCEAFDNAEAKAMLVNTVLENMPEKYLVAASGMAGYDSGNSITTRKVTKRFYVCGDGKSDVNDGIGLIAPRVMLCAAHQALTVVRIIVDFA
- a CDS encoding cellulase family glycosylhydrolase, with the protein product MKKINSFAAILTLAAFSDAAVNLNVSLGDSIKPVTHVATGSLYGLTETLPSNIEKDVAPLKPNVFLSPARSGSGRQQGIGGAFLVAPRVEGIGAKIQIRLADVLPGWPYKFQNMDHWKNEVTSVINDKLKSNNKNFDGYEIWNEPNDTWKVSGIDFNSGLWKQTYDLIRKLDPGAKIIGPSYSFYHASKMEEFVKYCSQNNCMPDVVSWHQWGSGGFVGSVETYRNLEKKYNVKPRPLSINEYSSTEHSEEGCPGLSVPFIAKFERHGVESAMISWWFVPLPGRLGSLLTKNNERGGGWWLYKWYGDMSGYMAKVTPPNDKSDGVDGFAALDKKKGFASIVLGGNTLGDVNVNISGIPAAFGNKVNVTVEYVVWEDKDKAVPSTTPVSDKEYGVSDGKITVPVNITNTKYGYRVYVTPIIPQAPYKDVAAAIPGKIEVENYDVGGSGKSFLDKDDDNKGGEYRDDAVDIVKAGNGYAIGYTQEGEWLEYTVKVAEAGEYGLSVSYATSSENTGVKLYVDDKVIKDDVVFPQGADWETYSTYDAGKVNLDAGDHVLKLEIVGNYVNIDWLELCKTD
- a CDS encoding T9SS type A sorting domain-containing protein codes for the protein MGSPSVSNYNVFDMQGRLIARFSDTELVNIQVKMTALVKRPGSYLVKPQEGGRIFRIVIK
- a CDS encoding (deoxy)nucleoside triphosphate pyrophosphohydrolase — protein: MKTIEVVAGIICDGDPRLAGTRMLATQRGYGDYKDYWEFPGGKMESGEISEQALVRELKEELAVDVLVGDFVCTVEYDYPAFHLTMHCYLCTIAGGKAPELLEHEASRWLSQAELRTVDWLPADLQVVEALESR
- a CDS encoding thiazole synthase, with the translated sequence MDEKKDALVIGGHEFSSRFILGSGKYSLKLIEAAVRDAGAQIVTLAVRRANTKDHENILDYIPKGVTLLPNTSGARNAAEAVRIARLSRELGCGDFVKIEIMRDTKYLLPDNYETIKATETLAKEGFVVMPYMYPDLNVARDLVNAGAAAVMPLAAPIGSNKGLSTREFIQILIDEIDLPIIVDAGIGKPSEACAAMEMGAAAIMANTALATAGDLPMMAQSFKLAIEAGRKAYLAGLGRVLTRGASASDPLTGFLRD
- a CDS encoding DUF748 domain-containing protein, translating into MKKRYIALIVLAVLCILLVVALKVGPNIAKNYVVDHSEELIGRKMKIENVDFSPFSFTVTVDDFAIYESDGTTPFVAFEKFRINVNPTRLVKKEISVSEIYLKGLYTRVTQKGDQFNFSDILDKFAADSTADSTAANAKAATVQAQAADTTQALNLDPNEMIGFSVALENITLEKGNIIYEDLKVGSKIHLEDFSVAIPAVYFSNKNTDIGVNLKFANGGDLGVKVQFNMKTQDFGVNVTLNKLALAIAKPYLKDFINYKDFEGSLGVNLNVAGNVNQILASNVSGTVAVDGIKLTETSGKVIGVSHVGVGIAKANLDQMDFRVDSVIVDGASAHLDLFKDGKTNIDVLLEPIMKPAKNNSSDTTAAEEPKSNEKSKPLKAVVNKLAVINTTVTATDHTPKQPFNYKVSNIAVNGSNINFNTPCAINVTASFPEGGSLSLKYKGALSDISTMDAYISVKNLALKHFSPYSHHYTGYPISSGTMAFASENKMSGWNIESKNTIDIYNIDVGDKDSETDPEYTVPMKVGLYILKDKNDKIQFDVPVKGNVKDPEFSYLKIVWKTVMNLLVKVALSPFKVVGNVAATGAGIVGLDLGKNDEIRIDPLASSFSSEQYAKAQKMTEALAKDSKLKLNFVQSFNLKRTVDAYKTRKLKTEFYKATQNKATLNELDEKAIQAIADKDSAYAAYADAHAKELDRKTLEKEILDMAEARNQELLKTLQQQPGVTKKNVTVTTAPRSALTPKKAMYKVQIDVQ
- a CDS encoding sugar phosphate nucleotidyltransferase, with the protein product MMENDSLNVLILAAGLGTRLRPLTNDVPKPLVPVVDASILDLQARKARAIGNIRLHANAHYLADQLVAAGKKLGFEKVWVELPEILGTAGPLKRVYNEGYRGGLLIMNGDAYCDFDLKAFVRNALALAAQPNGPQVALLAVDFPKVNTFRVGADGRLAGIAGRFGATEGAPATFSGVSWYSDEALSRIRDGEFDIREFWKQEIAAGRAPFVDMTQLHATWIDMGSPEGLMSAVEARLKELGRDPNEAVVEPGVELPAGVKIRHSVIYAGAEIAEGETIENEIRGKGFKWNVPPTPVY
- a CDS encoding RNA methyltransferase; the encoded protein is MRKFRVVLVEPEHPHNVGFVARAMHCYALDELYIVYPKRDKVIENSYHTAPNSHEVLDKATIVHKFEDAIGDCACAVAFSRRIYGSAIKHTMMPGLSELLPENGTIALVFGRESCGLETEEVNACTYQCEIPVPGLMSLNLAQAVTVGLYELCRSGALANGEGRAKRGSKGACETAPATIDQIDSFKKFLDRYLTGQYHDQSWRDNFLNTLLQRLHPTRNELSAMFGLIRNLAKKPARLEQAADKAAAQKAAKAAETATDK
- a CDS encoding zinc ribbon domain-containing protein, with the translated sequence MTTQDILKNIREKHNLTQDQMAERIHVTRQAVSRWETGETQPNTEMLKVLSKEFNVSINTLLGAPRQLFCQCCGMPLGDDAMISREVDGNFNEDYCKWCYADGKFAYTDKNTLLDFLLSHMPNPENTPDAERRKFFDSHLSQLKHWAG
- a CDS encoding dUTP diphosphatase; amino-acid sequence: MASQTIKIQYLDDSITRLTYVGGKSDWIDLAAAETVTLKAGDFRLIHLGVAMKLPEGYEAHIAPRSSTFKNFGILQANSVGVVDSSYCGANDWWKMPVYATRDVTIEKGSRIAQFRIMEQQPTLTFEEGPLNGADRGGFGSTGI